One window from the genome of Gimesia aquarii encodes:
- a CDS encoding FG-GAP-like repeat-containing protein has translation MKRNIKIGISLGLLCVCVLILANCGQTQNSPDQRLKAANEALLQKRYPIAQQIAESLLDQEGYADQAALLAAEAAESQGNYEQAVIFYDRISDSKKTDAIKARGKAGELLLMKLKALSRAEKEYRLLLELDPQNTIANEHLAYLLGLSSQSWEAERPRLSLIPSNRFTPIILYLLVIGDRAFENYQTVLEYAQTSPHDPLVLLGLARGSIEEQQFKKAEEQLKQVIKLDPKLIEAYVKSGQLISQRNDPLAMKAWLDKLPEQANQHPLIWNIRGNWYQEQGNVNAAIRCFGEAIQLDGTNSQACYQLGQLLLKKGETEEANRFLDQTTKLQAYESEVKVAFSDQDLNAAKKAVQLGKELGLIWEAFGWSKAALMLAPQATWAQNTLDELGPELSAIPLKRMLDSKNPAFEFDFSEYHLPMQSPKPLHVGNPTIVTQYSAVTFQEVAAETGVIFKYFNSAEQPNRKPKMYEFTGGGVAVLDLNNDDWPDLYLAQGCVWPPRASEMQYLDSVFLNQGDGTFRNVTDHTGIRENRFSQGVTIGDLNNDGFDDIYIGNIGENRLYLNNGDGTFSESNQATGNASDWTTSCLLADLNNDAFPEIYAVNYLTGEDVFERVCRTGDGSFRSCMPQNFPAAQDRLFLNQTNGDFEDITSESGIEAPDGKGLGIVTADFGNQNKLNLFIANDAVPNFYFVNQTTKIKSLPHFQEQALLAGLALNSDGRTEACMGIAAGDGNGDELLDLFVTNYFRESNTFYSQINPEIFLDLTRKSLLHDSSLSVLGFGTQFLDANLNGKLDLIATNGHVEDLSKTGMPYQMKTQFFLNTGAGQYKDIPANELGPFFEEKRLGRGLARLDWNRDGLPEAVITQLQSPVALLQNTTENHGNSLVIHLTGTISSRDAIGTTVRLQVNGQSMMRQLTAGDGYMACNQRILVFGLGNQTEAQNISVEWLSGKKQTFERLAANQEIMIIEENPQPVPLRTYP, from the coding sequence ATGAAGCGTAATATCAAGATAGGAATCTCTCTCGGTTTATTATGTGTTTGTGTCTTAATTCTTGCTAATTGTGGGCAGACTCAAAATTCTCCTGACCAACGATTAAAAGCAGCAAATGAAGCACTGCTGCAAAAAAGATATCCCATTGCACAGCAAATTGCAGAATCACTGCTTGATCAGGAGGGATATGCAGATCAGGCAGCACTACTTGCAGCGGAAGCGGCAGAGTCTCAGGGAAATTATGAGCAGGCCGTGATCTTCTACGACCGTATTTCCGATTCAAAAAAAACAGATGCAATCAAGGCCCGCGGTAAAGCGGGCGAGCTTCTGTTAATGAAATTAAAAGCCCTCTCTCGTGCAGAGAAAGAATATCGTCTACTTTTAGAACTTGACCCTCAAAATACAATCGCCAATGAGCATTTGGCATATCTGCTTGGTTTAAGTTCGCAAAGTTGGGAAGCAGAACGCCCACGCTTGTCATTGATTCCCAGTAATCGATTTACTCCCATCATTCTTTATCTACTTGTGATAGGGGACCGTGCGTTTGAAAACTATCAGACAGTCCTGGAATATGCGCAAACTTCCCCCCATGATCCGCTGGTACTTTTAGGTCTGGCACGGGGATCGATTGAGGAGCAGCAGTTTAAAAAAGCGGAAGAACAACTAAAGCAAGTCATCAAACTGGATCCGAAGTTGATAGAAGCCTATGTCAAATCGGGCCAATTGATTAGCCAGCGAAATGATCCACTGGCGATGAAAGCCTGGCTGGATAAATTGCCAGAACAAGCAAATCAGCATCCACTGATCTGGAACATTCGAGGAAACTGGTATCAAGAACAAGGTAATGTGAATGCTGCCATTCGATGTTTTGGAGAGGCAATTCAGCTTGATGGAACGAACTCTCAAGCCTGCTATCAACTGGGACAACTTTTATTAAAAAAGGGCGAAACAGAAGAGGCAAATCGATTTCTTGATCAGACCACAAAACTTCAGGCATATGAAAGCGAAGTGAAAGTGGCTTTTTCCGATCAGGATTTGAACGCTGCCAAGAAAGCAGTTCAGCTAGGCAAAGAACTCGGTTTGATCTGGGAAGCGTTTGGTTGGAGTAAAGCAGCGTTGATGCTCGCACCACAGGCAACCTGGGCACAAAACACTTTGGATGAACTCGGTCCTGAGCTATCAGCAATCCCTTTAAAGCGCATGCTGGATTCAAAAAATCCGGCCTTTGAATTCGACTTCTCCGAGTATCATTTGCCGATGCAATCCCCAAAACCCTTACATGTCGGTAATCCTACTATAGTTACGCAGTATTCTGCAGTCACATTTCAGGAAGTCGCAGCAGAGACGGGAGTCATCTTTAAATATTTCAATAGCGCGGAACAACCAAACCGAAAACCGAAAATGTATGAATTTACCGGAGGAGGGGTTGCTGTTCTTGATCTGAATAATGATGACTGGCCCGATCTTTATCTGGCACAAGGATGCGTCTGGCCACCTCGTGCAAGTGAGATGCAATATCTCGACTCTGTATTTCTTAATCAAGGTGATGGCACTTTTCGAAATGTAACCGACCACACTGGAATTAGGGAAAACCGATTTAGCCAGGGTGTGACAATTGGTGATCTCAACAACGATGGTTTTGATGATATTTATATCGGAAACATTGGCGAAAATCGACTCTATCTCAACAATGGAGATGGGACATTTTCAGAGTCAAATCAGGCAACAGGTAACGCCAGTGACTGGACAACAAGCTGTCTCCTGGCAGATTTAAACAATGATGCGTTTCCTGAAATTTATGCGGTCAACTATCTCACGGGGGAAGATGTATTCGAACGTGTGTGCCGAACTGGCGATGGTTCGTTTCGCTCATGTATGCCACAAAATTTTCCTGCTGCACAGGATCGCCTTTTTTTGAATCAGACCAATGGTGACTTCGAAGATATTACATCTGAATCGGGAATTGAAGCTCCTGACGGAAAGGGGTTGGGGATTGTTACGGCTGATTTTGGGAATCAAAACAAATTAAATTTATTCATAGCCAACGATGCTGTTCCCAATTTTTACTTTGTCAATCAGACCACTAAAATCAAAAGCCTGCCTCACTTCCAGGAGCAGGCACTTCTGGCAGGGCTCGCCCTCAATTCCGATGGTCGAACCGAAGCCTGTATGGGAATTGCAGCCGGTGATGGCAATGGTGATGAACTATTAGATTTGTTTGTGACGAATTATTTTCGTGAGTCCAATACATTTTACAGTCAAATCAATCCGGAAATATTTCTGGATCTCACTCGTAAATCCTTACTTCACGATTCCAGCCTTTCCGTGTTAGGGTTTGGAACTCAATTTCTGGATGCGAATTTAAATGGCAAATTGGATTTAATCGCCACGAATGGACATGTGGAAGATTTAAGTAAGACTGGCATGCCGTATCAAATGAAAACACAGTTTTTTCTGAATACAGGCGCTGGTCAATATAAAGACATTCCAGCCAATGAATTGGGACCTTTCTTTGAAGAAAAACGACTTGGACGCGGACTCGCGCGCCTGGATTGGAACCGAGATGGATTACCGGAAGCGGTAATTACTCAATTACAGTCTCCCGTCGCTCTCTTACAAAATACAACCGAGAATCATGGTAACAGTCTCGTAATCCACTTAACGGGAACTATTTCCAGCCGGGATGCCATTGGGACCACGGTGCGTCTGCAAGTCAACGGTCAGTCAATGATGAGGCAGTTGACTGCCGGGGATGGGTACATGGCCTGCAATCAGCGGATACTAGTTTTTGGATTAGGCAATCAGACCGAAGCACAAAATATCTCTGTTGAATGGCTTTCAGGAAAAAAACAGACATTCGAGCGACTGGCGGCAAATCAAGAGATCATGATCATCGAAGAAAATCCCCAGCCTGTTCCGCTGAGAACCTACCCCTGA
- a CDS encoding sigma-70 family RNA polymerase sigma factor, producing MRSAIFWYIKAAYFDIASLLMALILGIIQILKPDETEKFVQLLTGHQSMLYAYIRSLLPNSDAVQDVLQETNMVLWRRSAEFKEGTNFVAWACKVAYFQVMAFYRDNKRDSMVFNVELVSMLAKQNEEKLAGSHDLQQVLSRCLTKLPEQSRQLIQKRYAPGGSVQSIAAEQGRSVGAISQMLYRIRQLLQECVQKTLASEQGE from the coding sequence GTGAGATCGGCGATCTTCTGGTATATAAAAGCAGCTTACTTCGACATCGCCAGTCTACTGATGGCACTGATATTGGGGATCATTCAAATCTTGAAGCCTGACGAGACTGAAAAATTTGTTCAATTGCTGACCGGGCATCAGAGTATGCTTTATGCCTATATTCGATCATTGTTACCGAATTCCGATGCGGTACAGGATGTCCTCCAGGAAACGAATATGGTGCTCTGGCGACGATCAGCAGAATTTAAAGAGGGAACGAATTTTGTTGCCTGGGCATGCAAAGTCGCTTATTTTCAAGTTATGGCCTTTTACCGTGACAATAAACGAGATTCCATGGTATTTAATGTCGAGCTGGTATCCATGTTAGCAAAACAAAATGAAGAGAAACTGGCTGGTTCGCATGACCTGCAGCAGGTTTTGTCGCGATGTCTTACCAAACTTCCGGAACAAAGCCGCCAGCTGATTCAAAAACGATATGCACCGGGTGGATCTGTGCAATCCATTGCGGCGGAACAAGGGCGATCCGTAGGTGCTATTTCTCAAATGCTTTACCGTATTCGTCAACTATTGCAAGAATGCGTTCAGAAAACACTTGCCAGTGAGCAGGGAGAGTAA